CGTGATTCCATCCTGGCCGACGCCCTGGAAGCGATTCTCGGTGCCGTCTATCTGGACGCCGGTTTCGATACCGCTGCCGCACTGGTGCTGCAGCTCTATCAGCCGCGACTGCAGTCGCTGCCGGAGGCCGCCGCGCTCAAGGATCCGAAGACCCGCCTGCAGGAATACCTCCAGTCCCGCCACATCGAACTGCCCGAATATCAGGTGATCCAGGTCTCCGGCAAGGCGCACGCCCAGACCTTCGAGGTCGAATGCCGGATCGCCGGGCTGGACCGCAGCAGCCGCGGACGCGGCTCCAGCCGGCGCAAGGCCGAACAGGCCGCCGCCGCCGGCATGCTGCAGGCGCTGGGCGTGGAGACCGAGGTGCAGGAGTCGGATGCATGATGAGGGCGCGGCAGGCATGAATACGGATTCCGGCGATTTCCGCTGCGGCCTGGTGGCGCTGGTCGGGCGGCCGAACGTGGGCAAGTCGACCCTGCTCAACCGCATACTCGGACAGAAAATAAGCATAACCTCGGATAAGCCGCAGACGACCCGGCACCGTATTCTCGGCATCAAGACCACGTCGCAGGCCCAGGTGGTCTATATCGATACCCCGGGCCTGCATCGCGGCGGCAAGCGCGCGCTCAACCGGGCGCTCAACCGCGCCGCCAGCGATGCCATCGCTGACGTGGACCTGGCCGTATTCCTGATCGAGGCCGGACGCTGGACCGACGAGGACGAACTGGTGCTGCGGCGTCTGCGTCAGGCCGGCGTTCCGATACTGCTGGCGGTCAACAAGATCGACCGGGTGGCGGATCGCGCTCAACTGCTGCCGGAGTTGCAGACGCTGGCGGGCAGGCATGATTTCGCCGAAATCCTGCCCCTGTCAGCCGCGCGCGGGGAGAATCTGGAGCGACTGGAACAGTGCGTGATCGCGCGCCTGCCCGCAGGGCCGCCCTATTTCCCCGAGGAGCAGATCACCGATCGCAGCGAGCGTTTTCTCGCGGCCGAGTTGATTCGCGAGAAGCTGTTCCGTCGCCTGGGTCAGGAGCTGCCCTACGGTCTGACTGTGCAGATCGAACAGTTCAAGGACGACGACGGTCTGCTGCGCATCCATGGACTGGTATGGGTGGAGCGCGATTCGCAGAAGGCCATCGTGATCGGCAAGGGCGGCGCCATGCTCAAGCAGATCGGCCGCGAGGCGCGACTGGACATGGAGCGGCTGTTCGGCAGCAAGGTATTCCTGCAGCTGTGGGTCAAGGTCAAGGGCGGCTGGGCGGATGATGAGCGTGCCCTGCGCAGCCTTGGCATCGATGAATGAAACAGGATAGCCACGGAAAACACGGAAAGCACGGATACAATACAATTTCGTAACCTTCGCGGGTTGGGTTGGCCCGTAGGGCATAACCCAACATCCAGGCCGTATGCGTTGGGTTAAGGTGCCGTCGCGCCTAACCCAGCCGGCAATGCCTCATATATCTTATTTTCCGTGGCTAATTATATTTTCGGGGTGACTCCGCCATGGCCGTCGACAGCGTCGAGCTGCAGCCCGCCTATATCCTGCATCACCGGGCCTGGCGTGATACCAGTGCGCTGTTGGAGCTCATTACGCCCGGGTATGGACGCATCGGCGTGGTCGCGCGTGGTGCGCGCAGCGCGCGCTCGCCGCTGCGCGGCCTGCTGCGTCCCTTCCTGCCGCTGCTGTGTTCCTGGGGGGGCGCGGAGAGTTGTTCAGCCTGCGCCGGATGGAGGTGGCCGGGCGCTCGCCCGAGCTTCGTGGCCAGGCCCTGTTCGCGGCCTATTATCTCAATGAGCTCCTGCTGCGACTGCTGCAGCGTCAGGATCCGCATCCCGAGGTCTTCGATGCCTACGTTCAGGCGCTCGGCAGCTTCGCGCTCCAGCCCCTGGAGGCGGTACTGCGGGTGTTCGAGAAGCGACTGCTGGAGGCCCTGGGGTATGCGCTGGTACTGGAGTCGGACGTGTCCGGTGAGCCGATCGAGGCCCGCTGCCGCTACCGCTACCTTCCCGAGCAGGGGCTGGAACGGATGCAGGGGCAGGGCGGGATCAGCGGCCGGGCCCTGCTGGCACTGGCGGCCGAGGCCTGTGACAATGCGCAGGATCTGCGTGAAATCAAGCCGCTGCTGCGCCAGGTGCTGGGACAGTATCTGGGCGAGCGGCCGCTGAAGACACGCGAATTTCTCATCGATCTGGAAGGACAGGGGCGGAGCGGACATGATTGAACATCCCAAGGATATTCTGCTGGGCGTGAATATCGATCACGTGGCCACCCTGCGCCAGGCCCGCGGTACCCGGTTTCCCGACCCGGTGCAGGCGGCGATCGAGGCCGAGCAGGCCGGCGCCGATGGCATCACCCTGCACTTGCGCGAGGATCGCCGCCACATCCAGGAACGCGATGTGGAGATGCTGGCCGGCATCCTGCAGACGCGCATGAACCTGGAGATGGCAGTGACCGAGGAGATGCTCGCCATCGCCGAGCGCATCCGGCCGCAGGACTGCTGCCTGGTGCCGGAACGGCGCGAGGAACTGACCACCGAGGGCGGGCTGGACGTCGCCGGCCAGCCGCAGCGAATCCGGGAGGCCTGTGCCCGGCTGGCCGCCGCCGGGGTACGGGTGTCGCTGTTCATCGATGCCGAACCGGCCCAGATCGAGGCCGCGGCGGCGGCCGGCGCACCCTGCATCGAGATCCATACCGGTCATTACGCCGATGCCGCCGGGGCGGCGCAGCAGAGCGAATACGAACGCATCCGCACGGCGGTCGATGCCGGCGTGCGGGCCGGGTTGCAGGTCAACGCCGGCCACGGACTGCACTATCACAATGTACAGCCGATCGCGGCGTTGCCGGCCGTTCGCGAACTCAACATCGGTCATGCCATCGTGGCCCGGGCCGTCTTCACCGGCCTGCAGGAGGCGGTGCGCGAGATGAAGCGGCTGATGGTCGCGGCGCGGCGCTGAACCCGATGGCTCTGATCTATGGCATCGGCACCGATATCGTCAGTATCGCCCGCATGGAGCAGGCGCTGACGCGTTTCGGCCGGCGCTTCGCCGAGCGCATACTCAGCGCGGCGGAACTGCAGGAGTTCGACGCCTGCGCGCGGCCGGCGGCCCTGCTGGCCAAGCGCTTTGCCGTCAAGGAGGCGGTGGCCAAGGCCTTTGGTACCGGCTTCCGGGACGGGCTCAGGCTGCAGGATATCCAGGTCGGTCATGACTCCAGGGGGCGGCCGGAACTGCATTACCGGGGCGCGGCCCAGGCGCTGGCTCGTACCAATGCCGTGACGGCCAGCCATGTCTCCATCGCCGACGAGCGCGATTATGCCATCGCCTATGTGATTTTGCTGGCGGACGGGAAATAGCAGACAGGATGGGTGAAGGCGCACAGCGCCGTACTCCATCACCCGGCCGCCGGACGGCGATGGGTTGCGCTGTGCTCCACCCATCCTACGTTGGCTCCCGGTTCCCGAACTGCTCCAGTTCCTGCTGGCACTGCGCCAGTGCCGCTTCGATCGCCGGTGCATCGTCGGCCTCACAGGCTGACTGCAGGCCTTCCCCTGCCGCAGCCAGCGCCTGCAGGCCGCAATATACCGCCGAGCCCTTGAGCTTGTGCGCCTGTTCCCGCAGGTTCTGCCAGTCATGCGCATCGAAGGCGTGCTGCAGGGCCGTTTGCCACTGTCCGGCTTCACCGCGAAAACGCTCCACCAGTTCCCGTTTGACCGCGGCGACACGTTCCTCTGCGCCGGGCTCGGGCGCGGCAGGTGTGGCGCGGGTCCAGCGCCGCACACTTTCCCAGATACGGTACTCGGTGACCGGCTTGATCAGGACTTCCTGGACCAGCGCGCTGATATCCGCATCGGCTTCCAGATGGATCAGGGCGTCGGCGGTCAGAGCAATGATCGGTGTGGAACGGTTGGGGTTGTCGGGGGTCGCGCGGATCTTGCGGGCGGTATCGCCACCGGTCAGCCTGGGCATATGCACATCGAGAATGATCAGATCGTAGCTGTGCTGCCGGGCCAGTTCCAACGCCTGGATGCCATCGGCCGCCTGGTCGACCCGGATGCCGAGCGCCTGCAACTGCAGTTCGGTCAGTCGGCGATTGATTTCGTTGTCATCGGCGATCAGGACCCGGCCGCCCTCCAACCGGGGCGGCTGGGGCCGTGGCTGCTTGCGCCTGTCCGTGAGTGCACTGTGGCGGGTTTCGGGCCAGCCCATGAGTTTCCAAACTGCCAGACGCAGTGAATCGCGCCGGGCAGGTTTGGCCAGGCATTGGGCTGCACCCAGTGTCAGGGCACGCTGCAGCCGTTCCTTCTCGATGGTATTGAGCAGCAGCAGCACCGGGATGGCGTAGGGCCTGAGCAGTGCAAGCAGGCGCTCGATTTCCGCCTGGCTTTCCCGGGTCGGCGGCAGGCCCAGGGCGATGAAGTCGGGACGCGGCGTATCCGTGCTGTCCAGCAGTCGGAGCAGACCGTCGGGGTCATCGGCCTCGATGACCTGCAGGCCCCAGGATTCCAGCGGATGGCACAGGGCCAGCCGGGCCAGGGGGAACGGGTCGCAGACCAGCACGGTACCGCTGGCCGGTGGCAGCGCCGGCTCGGTGCTCGGGACCTCGCCCTGGGTACTGAGGGTGAGCCGGAACCAGAAGGTGGAGCCGTGTCCCGGCAGGCTGTTGACGCCGATACTGCCGCCCATCAGTTCCACCAGCCGCTTGGAGATGAACAGGCCCAGGCCGGTGCCGCCGTGACGTCGGGTGGGCGAACTGTCGGACTGGAAGAAGGCGGTGAACAACCGCCCCTGCTGTTCGGGTGACAGGCCCTCGCCGGTGTCGCTGACCTGGACCCGGATGCCGGCCTGTTCGCTGTCGGCGGTCAGCGGTTCATCCAGCATGACCCGCACCACCACGCTGCCCTGACGGGTGAACTTGATGGCGTTGCCGATGAGGTTGAGCAGCACCTGGCGGATGCGGGTGGAATCCCCGTACAGATGCAGCGGCACGTCGGCATAGACCAGCAATACGCATTCCAGTCCCTTGGCGTGGGCCAGCGGGGCCATCAGGTCCATGGAATCCTCCAGCGCCTCGCGCAGATCGAAGGGACTGTGCTCGATCTGCAGATTGCCGGATTCGATCTTGGAGAAATCCAGAATGTCGTTGACGATCACCAGCAGGTTGGTGGCCGACTTGCGTACCGTGGTGACGTACTCGCGCTGCTCGGCCGACAGCGGCGTGTGCAGCAGCAGGTCGATGAAGCCCAGCATGCCGTTGAGCGGGGTGCGGATCTCGTGGCTCATGTTGGCGAGAAACTCGGACTTGTCGCGCACGGCCTGCAGCGCTGCCTGCCGTGCCTGTTCCAGTTCCACATTCTGCCGCTCCAGCCGCTGCAGCGTAGTGCGCAGTTCGTGGGTGGCGGACTGAATCTGACGTTCCAGGTCCTTCTGGGTGTCTTCCAGCGTCCCGGCCATGGCGTTGATGCCTTCCTGCAGCGATCTCAGTTCCCCGGTACCGACGGTGCGTGCACGCACGGAGAGGTTGCCGCGGCCGAGTTCCTGGACGGTGGCGGTAAGATGGGTGATGGGGTGGGAAATGGCGCGACTCAGATGCGCGGCCAGCAGGCTGGCCGCGCCCAGGATCAGCAGGGTGAAGATCAGGCCGTTGATCAGGATTTCGCTTTCCGCGCTGAGTACGGACTGCATGGACAGATCGATGAATATCCGACCCATGGGCGCCACGGCCTCGGTCCGGGTGCCGGCCTCGGGGTAGTCATGTATCGGGATATTCGGCGGTTCAATGGCATGCTCGAGACTGATCAGTTTGTCCCGGGGCAGTTGTTCACTGCCGGGTTCCCGTTGTTCGAACAGGATTTCGCCATGGCGGTCCCTGACCGCGACGTGTACCACCTTGGGGTCGGACAGCGCCCGCCGGGCCAGCTGCTCGAGGACCTCGTGATTGCCGGTATAGATACTGTATTCGGCCCCGGAGGAGAGATAACGGGCGATGGCGTTGCCGCTCTCGATGAGGGTGTGCCGGGCCTGGGTGATCCGGCTGTCGATGAAGTAGTACCCCAGTATCAGGGCCAGCAGCGCGGCTGGAATGATCGCATTGATCAGGATGCGGGACTGGATGCTGTGCAGTGTCATCGGGTTCCCGCCTCCATGTCGCGAAGCTGATCGTGCAGCCGCGCCTCCGGCGGCAGAACCAGGCTCAGTGTCTGGGCCACCCTGTAATTGAGCGTGACGGTGAACCGGGAAGGGTGTGCGGGTGCGGGCAGGCCGGTTTCCGCGCCGGCCAGAAACGCGCTGGCAATGTCGGCACTCGCACGCGCCATGTCCTCGGGCGTACTGTGCACGGCAGCGATGGCGCCGGCCTTGACGAAGGAGTCTGAAAATCCGATCACGGCGATGCCCTTGCGATAGGTGGTAAGAAGTATGCCGTGAATGGTATGGCGGTTGTAGACTGTCGGGTCGGGCAGGGCCAGCAGCATCTGGTGGCGGTCCATGCCCTGCTGGATGCGGCTGGCCGGGTTCTGGTTCGGCGCCAGTTGCAGCAGGGTCAGGTCGATCCCGCGCCTGGCGGCGGTCGCCCGCAGGGCTTCGCCAGCGCTGTGGGGGTGCGATACGAGTACAACCAGTTCGCCGTCGGGTGGCAGCAGCAGTCGGGCCAGATTCAACTGCCGCGCCAGAGGCTGGTCCAGGAACAGGGCACTGTGACGCGGTGCGCGCGCCTGGTCGCTGAGGCGTCGATAGGCGGCCTCGGTGATGAAGCTGCACAGGACCGGGCGCTGTGCCTGGGCGAGTCCCAGTTCACAGGCCCGGGCACCGGCGGCGATGATCAGCGTCGCCTTGTCTGGCGCCGGCGGGGAGCGGGTGCCGGACGCTGGCAGCCGGTATTCATCCAGTTCAACGGGCGCCAGCGCCCGGGCCAGGACGTCGCGGAAGCGGGTATGATGTGATTCCAACAGGCTGCTCAACAGCATGACTCTGTCCGCGGTTGCGGATGCGTCCTGGCACAGCGATACGGCCAGCAGCAGGATGGGCAGGATCAGGCGCATGTTGTGGCTGTTATGGTCGCCCTAGTTCAGAGACAGACCGACCTCGAAATAGACGCGGGTATCGAAGGTGTTTTCCTGACGAAAATCGATGTATTCGTCCAGCAGGTTCTGCCAGGTAAGCGCCACATGAGCGCGCTGACCGTTGATACGGAAGCCCTTTTTGATTCGGGTATCGAGCCGGTCGTAGCCGGGGACGCGGTCGCCGTCGCCCAGCCACTTCATCGCCCTGACCCGGTAGTATAGCAGGCTCAGGTCCCAGTCCCCGGACAGCCGGTGCATGGCAAAGATGCTGCTGGTGTGGGTCGGGATGTCCTCGCCGAGATCCTCGTACTCCACTCCGGGGCCGTTGATCAGGTTCAGCGCCTGGCCCTTGCCCCGGGTGTAGTTGTGATTGATGCCCACCAGGGTGCGGTAGGCCGGCCGCCAGGTGATGGAGACTTCCGCGCCGTTGATGCTCATGCGGCCGCTGTTGGTGAACAGGTTGGCCGAGGGGCTGGGCAGGGGTTCAGGGAAGGCCTTGTCCTTGACCGCGGTGATGCGGTCGTCGATATCCTTGTGGAACAGCTTGAGGTCGACCGTGGTGTGCAGTTCGGGAAACTGTCCCAGGTAGCCGATCTCATAGGCGTGCAGACGCTCCGGATCGACGCGGGTGTTGCCCAGCATGATCTGATCGATCAGGGTGCCGTCGCTCAGGCGCACGGCCAGATCGGCATGCGTCTCCAGGATGCTGGGGTGGCGCAGGGCGCGCGACAGGCTCAGGTGCATCCCGTGGCGGGGGCGGAACTGGTAGTTGACCGCCAGTCGCGGCGAGAACAGGGTGCCGGCGAACTCGGTATGTTCCAGGGTGAAGCCGAGGTTGGCGACCAGGTCGTCGCGCAACCGCCATTCCAGGTTTCCGAACAGGCGCTGCAGCGAGGATTCGATCCGGTGATCGCGGTTGAACAGCACCCGTCCCTTGACCCGGTCCTCGCGCAACCCCACTCCCCAGGTGCTGCGCAGCCGTGCGTGCAGCCGCAGGCTGCG
This sequence is a window from Thiohalobacter thiocyanaticus. Protein-coding genes within it:
- the rnc gene encoding ribonuclease III, whose amino-acid sequence is MTPPLEALARRLCHEFTTPALLQQALTHRSAGNLNNERLEFLGDAVLGMVIADALYARYPKASEGDLSRLRATLVKKPTLAGIARELELGEYLQLGSGELKSGGFRRDSILADALEAILGAVYLDAGFDTAAALVLQLYQPRLQSLPEAAALKDPKTRLQEYLQSRHIELPEYQVIQVSGKAHAQTFEVECRIAGLDRSSRGRGSSRRKAEQAAAAGMLQALGVETEVQESDA
- the era gene encoding GTPase Era, whose amino-acid sequence is MNTDSGDFRCGLVALVGRPNVGKSTLLNRILGQKISITSDKPQTTRHRILGIKTTSQAQVVYIDTPGLHRGGKRALNRALNRAASDAIADVDLAVFLIEAGRWTDEDELVLRRLRQAGVPILLAVNKIDRVADRAQLLPELQTLAGRHDFAEILPLSAARGENLERLEQCVIARLPAGPPYFPEEQITDRSERFLAAELIREKLFRRLGQELPYGLTVQIEQFKDDDGLLRIHGLVWVERDSQKAIVIGKGGAMLKQIGREARLDMERLFGSKVFLQLWVKVKGGWADDERALRSLGIDE
- the recO gene encoding DNA repair protein RecO, encoding MFSLRRMEVAGRSPELRGQALFAAYYLNELLLRLLQRQDPHPEVFDAYVQALGSFALQPLEAVLRVFEKRLLEALGYALVLESDVSGEPIEARCRYRYLPEQGLERMQGQGGISGRALLALAAEACDNAQDLREIKPLLRQVLGQYLGERPLKTREFLIDLEGQGRSGHD
- the pdxJ gene encoding pyridoxine 5'-phosphate synthase, which codes for MIEHPKDILLGVNIDHVATLRQARGTRFPDPVQAAIEAEQAGADGITLHLREDRRHIQERDVEMLAGILQTRMNLEMAVTEEMLAIAERIRPQDCCLVPERREELTTEGGLDVAGQPQRIREACARLAAAGVRVSLFIDAEPAQIEAAAAAGAPCIEIHTGHYADAAGAAQQSEYERIRTAVDAGVRAGLQVNAGHGLHYHNVQPIAALPAVRELNIGHAIVARAVFTGLQEAVREMKRLMVAARR
- the acpS gene encoding holo-ACP synthase, which codes for MALIYGIGTDIVSIARMEQALTRFGRRFAERILSAAELQEFDACARPAALLAKRFAVKEAVAKAFGTGFRDGLRLQDIQVGHDSRGRPELHYRGAAQALARTNAVTASHVSIADERDYAIAYVILLADGK
- a CDS encoding ATP-binding protein, which produces MTLHSIQSRILINAIIPAALLALILGYYFIDSRITQARHTLIESGNAIARYLSSGAEYSIYTGNHEVLEQLARRALSDPKVVHVAVRDRHGEILFEQREPGSEQLPRDKLISLEHAIEPPNIPIHDYPEAGTRTEAVAPMGRIFIDLSMQSVLSAESEILINGLIFTLLILGAASLLAAHLSRAISHPITHLTATVQELGRGNLSVRARTVGTGELRSLQEGINAMAGTLEDTQKDLERQIQSATHELRTTLQRLERQNVELEQARQAALQAVRDKSEFLANMSHEIRTPLNGMLGFIDLLLHTPLSAEQREYVTTVRKSATNLLVIVNDILDFSKIESGNLQIEHSPFDLREALEDSMDLMAPLAHAKGLECVLLVYADVPLHLYGDSTRIRQVLLNLIGNAIKFTRQGSVVVRVMLDEPLTADSEQAGIRVQVSDTGEGLSPEQQGRLFTAFFQSDSSPTRRHGGTGLGLFISKRLVELMGGSIGVNSLPGHGSTFWFRLTLSTQGEVPSTEPALPPASGTVLVCDPFPLARLALCHPLESWGLQVIEADDPDGLLRLLDSTDTPRPDFIALGLPPTRESQAEIERLLALLRPYAIPVLLLLNTIEKERLQRALTLGAAQCLAKPARRDSLRLAVWKLMGWPETRHSALTDRRKQPRPQPPRLEGGRVLIADDNEINRRLTELQLQALGIRVDQAADGIQALELARQHSYDLIILDVHMPRLTGGDTARKIRATPDNPNRSTPIIALTADALIHLEADADISALVQEVLIKPVTEYRIWESVRRWTRATPAAPEPGAEERVAAVKRELVERFRGEAGQWQTALQHAFDAHDWQNLREQAHKLKGSAVYCGLQALAAAGEGLQSACEADDAPAIEAALAQCQQELEQFGNREPT
- a CDS encoding ABC transporter substrate-binding protein; the protein is MRLILPILLLAVSLCQDASATADRVMLLSSLLESHHTRFRDVLARALAPVELDEYRLPASGTRSPPAPDKATLIIAAGARACELGLAQAQRPVLCSFITEAAYRRLSDQARAPRHSALFLDQPLARQLNLARLLLPPDGELVVLVSHPHSAGEALRATAARRGIDLTLLQLAPNQNPASRIQQGMDRHQMLLALPDPTVYNRHTIHGILLTTYRKGIAVIGFSDSFVKAGAIAAVHSTPEDMARASADIASAFLAGAETGLPAPAHPSRFTVTLNYRVAQTLSLVLPPEARLHDQLRDMEAGTR